Within the Eleginops maclovinus isolate JMC-PN-2008 ecotype Puerto Natales chromosome 5, JC_Emac_rtc_rv5, whole genome shotgun sequence genome, the region tcaaattaaagTAAGCAGTTAGATGAGAACAATATAATTAGGTAAACCGGTATAATAACACAGAAATCACGTTGTATAAAGTACAAAGATAGACTTCAAATCTATTGGATTAATTggattcttcttctttccttgAACAGCCCTCTGATGCTTTAATTCTGGGGAAGATAAAAAATGTGGACTGTGTGCTTCTTGCAAGGTGAGAATGCTCTCCATGAGCTCCACCTAGTGGATACTCCTTTTTACTGCAGATATTGACCTACATTGAAGGAACTATGTTTAtcttaaatgctgttttttctgtattttcaagGCATGGGAGACAACACACCATAATGCCGTCCAATGTGAACTACCAGGCCAACATCTGGGCTCTGAGAGAGGAGGGCTGCACACATCTGCTGGTCACCACGGCATGCGGATCACTCCGGGAAGAGATCCAGCCCGGAGACATCGTCATCATTGATCAGTTCATTGACAGGCGAGTGGGATCACAAAAGCATGTTATGCTTcagatatttctttctttcttccacaTCCTCACATACTGTATAGGAAACCGTAAGTCTGAGCATTTAAGATGTATTCTTAGTATATTGTTTTAAGAACGTTGAAGACATATTTAGCTAAGTtattctttcttgttttttttactgatggTAATCAGACAGAACATGAAATATGTTCTTGATTGCAATCGTTGAAAAGCCATCGTGAAATCCTTGTATGAAGCAGCACAAAGCGGGTTGCACAGTTCATCTACATTTGAGCAAAACTGCAAAATGGACTATTGCCAATATAAGACAGACCTTTGTGTTATTTGATCCAGATCCTCACACcatgatcatttaaatatgtatccaatcataattataataatcatGTAAAAGTTATCAATCCCTCCAATTGTATCGCAATATCAGCTCACGGGTAACATGTTTTCCTGGTGAGTGACGAATACCAGGTCTGCGTTCACAATCACATGCCTTTTCTTTAACCTTCTCTCaaaggctgtgttttttttctccacccTTGTCCTTACTTTAACTGTGGGCTCCTCATAGTGGGGCCTGCtcgtacagtacttgaataaatatacCTACACTTAAATGTAATTCTGTACAGGTGGTGTATTGCTCAACACATCAAATATCCTCCCACACATCTCGCAGACAGGATTGTCCAGATAGCTGAGAAACAAAGAGGGAAGGACTTAGGTTTGACGTCTTTGTCAAACCAATATTTGTCCACTCGTATGTTCAGTGGGAAGGATTATTACTTGTTGGATTTACAAGTGTCCTAGTTCACTGTTGGTTTCAGTGAGAATTGGAAATACTGCTGTTCTCTGGAAACACTTGACACCAATATACGTTACAGAGATATTTCGGAAGCCATggctccttcctgtctgtcatgtttcattttgtgtatCACTTTCCCTGGGAACTTCACCCTTcagttttcattcattcattcattcaattcaCTGAGCTTGTAGCCACTGCTACGTTTTAGTGGAAAATTGAGCTCTTCTTCACATGATTACATACTttccttcatttgttttcaagTTGACTTTTGGACTGTAATTTTTTAGTCACTAGAAACCTTGCTTATTCCTCCTGCGAATATCTTTGTATTTCATTGACATATCTCCACGGTTTCTGACCTCCAGGCATGTACATCTATACCTAATGTGTGGTATCACCCTGTGGGAGTGTGAGAGTCTCTGTTAGCTGACTTGAGAAATTCCATTAAATAACTCAATATGTGCGGTGAGAGGTGCTGTGTCAGCTTCTGTTACCAATGACTGGCCACACAGTTAAACTGCCTTCCTACAGTCGCGTCAGTGTGTTCCCATGCGTACAACTGCCTGTGGCTTTGCGTAACCCGTGTTAGTGAATAGCTCCTCTGCCAACATTAAGCACAGACTATTTATCAGAAATGAGGAAgctttgcgtgtgtgtgtgtgttaggactTGTTCAGACTTGTCCTGCAGCATGTGACGGCAAGTTTGTAAAGGCCACACTTGTGCTAACTTGTCTCTGGTGCTTTCTTGTTTTCTGTGGCTACTGCTTGCCAAACACTCTGTTAGTGCTGTCTGCTCGGTGTCAAACACCACTGTCTCACATTGACCTAAAGTGCAAATTTGACCTTTGActgaaattattttgttgtCACCATCTAAATTGGAAAATTTAGGGAATGTATGCGAGTAAAAgtttaaactaaaacacataACTTGGAAGTAGCtgttcaacaacaacattattaaatCAACATTAGTGCAAGGATACACTCCAATGATGTCTCTGTTTACAACCTGATATTATGTAACTGTGTTTAGGGACGCTAAGTTGTACATAGTACtcctttttgcattttaagagcaatttaaatatttcataattaaAGGTTATGGGAGCCATTCACTGCAACAATGATCCTGAAATTACATTGCAAATGAAATGCCAGGATAACTCAATTTCTGTAGCATAAACAGGCATTGTATTCTGCCCAGAGTGTgtcccacacactgctgctaTTGACGATCATCAgggtggagctgcagctggcTATTCAAGTAATGACTTCCAATGCCAGACTTATGAGTAACAGATTGGGTTGGGCATCGACTTAAAAGATTTCCATCCATGGACACGTACATATTTTGGATGACTGAAATAATTGTGGTTGTGATACGGCAATCCCTATGGAAATAGAGGAAAATCAAGTTATACAACGGCTCGGCACAACCtgtattctttgttttgttattacCCAGTTACATAATGATCTATATATGGGTTTCACTCAACTTTAGAACAGTATTCAGAACTCTAATTTATGTAGAATTGATAAAAAATGCCAAAATCATTTCAACTCGTCTCTTTATTAAAGCCTTTATTGAATGATGACTGCTCGGTTTTTTACTCTGCACTCaggtttttgtgtgtttttatatacgAGTTGGGGTGGGGATTGTTGACCTAAACGGCTAGTTTTTAAtccatgtaaagcactttgtcaCTTTGTGTTgaagtgctgtataaataaagttacatttgttattatGTACTAATGCATAGTCCAAATAACAGTAAGCGCAATATTCGTTAAAAGAAGTAAAAATCTCATCCTGAATTATGCATTGTGGTCTACAGATTTTATAAAAGAATCCTGGTCTGCTACAAGTACTTAAAAACAACTCACACAATGTATATTtgaatatacttttttaaaaaatgataatgacaTTGCCTTTCCGTTTCTCGAGTCCTATCACAATTGCAATaatagtacaaaaaaaaaaacctgcatttattataaaaacaaagctgaggGGAAATGGGGACACACACAACCCCTGATGTTCTCATGTCACCAGGCAGAATGAGTCAGTCTCTATAAAGAGCTGCAGGCTGGCACTGTGCCTGGAGGAAACTCGCTGAATCAGCAGCAGTGGCCGTTGTGAGCGTTATACAAGAAAccggcctgctgctgctgccgtgGCTGCGGCTGCGGCTGCTGTTATAGTCCTGAATAGCTTTGGACTTTGGACATAGGACTGTTCGCAAAATCTAATAGTATACACAATTCTCTATacacaataatataatacagtataaGAAGCAATAAAATGCTGTTTAGATTATGACCGTGACTCAAATACTCGGCTGCTTGTTTCTTGAAGGCATTAGTGTTGATGTTgacactgttttaaaaaaatgaataataatgtactactgtgttttttttccttccaatCAAAAAATGTTCctaacataaaaaatgtttgattattttttaacaaaacctTTCAATAGCATCTGGAATTTCCACGTGTTGCCAGGATACTAACTCTCAATGCGTACTGCTCTTGTTTCCAGGACTACCAAGAGAGCTCAGACTCTGTATGACGGCCAGCCGACCAGTCCTCCAGGAGTTAGTCACATCCCCATGGCTGAGCCTTTCTGCAACCGAACCAGAGaggtgagtttttttttaacgtcTTTGATGTATCGTGTGAATGCTGATTCAGCAGCGTTGTGTAGttggataattactgcagcTCCACACCATATTAATACATTCTctctactactgctactactgctactactactactactgctactactactactgctactactactactgctactactactactgctactactgctgctactactgctgctactgctactattactgctactactactactactactactactactactactactgctgctactactactactactactgctactatactgctactactgctactactgctactactgctactactactactgctactactactactactactactactactactgctactactactactgctaatactactactgctactactactactgctactactgctactactactactgctactgctactattACTGCTACTATTACTGCTACTATTACTGCTACtattactgctactactgctactattactgctactactactgctactactactactgctactactgctactactgctactactactactgctactattactgctactactactgctactactactgctactactactactactattactgctactactactgctactactactgctactactactgctactgctactactgctactactgctactactgctactactactactactactactactgctactattactgctactactactactgctactactactgctactactactactactgctactactactactgctactactgctactactactactgctactactgctactactgctactactactgctactactactactactgctactactactactgctactactgctactactactgctactactactactgctactactgctactactactactactactacttcttctTATACAAACCTGTTTTGGCATCTACTTACCTTACCATACTTTGAACTACAGAAACCATTCAGCCATTCAACTATTGCACTATATAGGGACAGGATGgctataactttttttttaaatattccctTTTTATCCAACAATTCTCATTCAAGTCATTTTACTCTTTGcgtttttattttactactATCATTTTGCGTGTCATTACGTGTGTACATTACATGTTTGAAACCGTATCCAGCATTGAgattgcactttgttttttcatttcttgtttttgatATTGAAAAATGAGTCTTCTTGTGTTAAGGCCATccatgtctttttaaataactacCTGCAGATCTGCACAGACTAAAACGTCACATGGATGAATGGGAATTACACAGAGTAGCAGGAGATGTTTTTTATTACCTTCAACACTACAGGTCGGAGAATAAACCACGTCAACACTTCTGGTATTTGAGATACTTCATTGGTCTCTTCTTTCTTTGGATTTGTCCAGCCgctcactccctctctgtcccgCTGCAGGTTCTGGTGGAGGTGGCCCGGAGCCTCGGGGTCAAATGCCACGTGCGAGGGACCATGCTGAGTATCGAGGGGCCGCGCTTCTCCTCGCGGTCCGAGAGCCTGATGTTTCGCCAGTGGGGCGCCGACGTCATCAACATGACCACCGTGCCCGAGGTCGTCCTCGCCAAGGAGGCGGGCTTGTGCTATGCCAGCATCGCCATGGCAACAGACTACGACTGTTGGAAGGAGCATGAGGAGGCGGTGAGTGGCGTGCTGGATGTTAGGACAGCAGACGTATTTTATTacctgaatgtgtgttttctgcttctttGAGTTGGCGTAAGCAGAGTGTGACACAAGCTTAGTTGGTTTATACTCTTTAGAAACTCAAAATGCATTCAATTCAACCACGATTAACacgaataaataaaaaaggagttGTGTATATATTTGCAAAAATCTGCTCCTTATACTAGGATGGGTTTTAATGAGtctacatttcactgtgtgtgctcaaCCATGTATTTCTATTCCATTAAAGGTATCTATGTATATTCTAGTCATACAGGGGCCTAATTGTTCAATCAAACAATTATTGGTGAACTTCATCCAAATGCTTAGCCTTCTCAGTTAACTATTAACTTCTTTGTTTGCTGCATCAGGACTgattatttctgtttgtatgtATTAATCCGGCCGATTTGTTGCTGAATATGAATCACTGGTGTTTTGATGAAATACAATCACCAGCTTGTTTTTCTCCTTACTTACTGTGACTGGAAGATTTTGAGAGTTGCGACAAAAGGACCTTTTTACTGTGAAACGCAGTGATCCGTGGCTTCTTGTGGCAGGAAATGCAATGTTTGGGTGCATCCCCTTTAGGTTTAGCCAGAGAGCATTGAGGTTTTCACAAGTATTTGAATAGCCGAATATTGTTTGGGTACAGTCATTGTCAAACAAAGAGGGaaatgttattgatttatttaaaggaaagtCTACATAAACTTCCCTGgatataaaaaggaaacacaaattGCAACAAAGACACTTTTTGGTGATAGCTTTGTTACTTTAAGGCACTTTTCCTGTACAAAGTTTTTCTGCCTTCCTCTTGGTGCTGTTTGAAGAGGAGGGTTCAATTGTAGGTAGGTAGACCTTGCAGAATGGTGTCATAGTGtcatttgaagtattttttacaGAGTTTAACGTTGGAAAATCACTAAAAGGTTTTTTATTGGTATGATGGAATTTTAGCAAAGGTTTTCACCATCTGTGCTCTGTAGGCAGACTCCAGTATATGTGGCTTCTTTTGGCTTCTGAGTGACCTCCCCTCTGTTAGACTCTGTGGATAATGCGGCTGATATACGGCGTGTGGGCGGCTATTATCACTGATCCTGCCAAATTCACAACTCCACTTCCGAGTTCCGGCAGCTGACCTCTTCCCCCTCCTGTTGCCGAACGCTCGCCACACATCCTTCCGCCCCCCCCATCCCTCTTTGCTCCTTCCTAGCCTCCGGTGGAAGCCCTGCCAGAGGAGCTTGAGTCACTCTGAGTCACTCAGCTTCACTGTCTTCATCCTGGCTAATACCACGAAAACATGAGCCTAATCATTGACTgtgatacaaacacaaagcactAAAGCGGGGGGTTAATCGAGGTCGCAGGACAAAACACCAGCAGGGAGGGAAGTGATGTTGTAACTTAATGTACTGTAAACTGTATGTGTGGATGAGTAATGCTGATCGTGTCACTTCATGTCATGCAGACACTTCTGTATTTCatctttaacatttcactgaGGCCTACTCGGAGTAAAAGGCACAGCTGGCTGCGAGGAAAACAATAAACTGATCTTCACATCTGATGCATTGGTATTTGTTGTAGATGTATCTCGGCTAATTCACAGGTTCTTTTGtgatttaaatctaaatgtaaactTGAGGTAAAGCTACATTTTTACTTTCCCCAGCTCAAGCTGCTGTTCAGGGTAGAGCTGGAACCTTGgcagtgaaatgttttctgtctggaaaaaaaaattcaaatgtaaagtaGTCCAAGgtaatacccccccccccccccccccccccccagagtgTTTTGTAAAATCTTACAAAATCGGGTTTGGAACTTATGATTGAAGCCTTTGGCATTAAGCTAgtcttggtttttttttaaccaactatttttgagattattttgtttgtaatttgcCATGTCTTTATAATACTGATTTGAACTCTTGTCACCCTGCCTGTTTAATTTAAAGCATTACGGCAGTGCCATTAAGATATTTACATAAAGTTGTTTATTATCGGGTTGACAtctaaaatgtcattaattccttttaatttcttaaaaagaaatagagaaatggtgtatgtaaatgtgaaaacaatataaacatgttGGATATTTGGTCAGTTACTTTCTTCCATCATGCATTGCTGCCATACATGTCTATTAATATTTGCTTGATTCTTTACAAGGTAATTTACAATGCAAACATTCTATTAATCATCATCAACTGGATACATGTCAAAGTAAATGTTAAGGGAAGTATAAAAAGATTGACATTTAAAGGAAGTGACCTTGCATTACTCCAAGTGATTCTTATTGCCGGATGTTTTTCCTCCTTGTCATAGGTCTGTGTCGACAACGTCCTGAAGACGATGAAGGAAAACGCAAACAAAGCCAGCAGCATGCTGCTGACTGCGATACCTCAGATCAGTCAGATGGACTGGGCTCAGACAATAAAGAGTTTGAAAGTAGGTTGTAAACTTTGACACATTTCCATTCTTTATGTCCCTTTAGAGAGGTTGTGAAAGGGAGTCTGTTTACCTTTCACCCAGCTATCTCCAAATGACATCTCATTTATACTGCGTATCACACAGTCACGTTTTTAAACGGTGTTTCATGAAGGTGATTATTATCATGAGGTCGTATTGTGCGATGAGTGCTCCTTATGCGAGGCTGACTCACTCACTGCCATTGTGCTGTGTTGCAGCTTTTCATAGGGTTAAACAAAACGAAACTCATCTGGTTTGACTTTATATTgaaatctgtgtttaaaaacATTGAGCATAAAAGGTTAATACACCCGTATATTACATCTTACAGCCTTAACTCAAGATATGTGGTAATACAAATaggttacatttaaaacagatcatttaaagCAGCCCTATTGTTATgcatctcttagcggttgaccaatcacaacagagccggccagctaaccaatcagaacagactgggctctggtttcagacagagggtgaaaagaggtgttgcagcacaggcagtatgagaaacataaagagctttctgaacattaaagcatggagacatgtcacagtagagacacaacgtactaatatgaaacctgaaaattagcatgatagggcctctttaaaagcaCTATATGACATGAGTGTTTTTACATCGGGGACGTCCTGGAACAATAGTTTTCAACATGCTTGAAATAATTTTTATACCGAACAAATCTTTTGTTATGTGCATTATTCCCACTGTATTACATTTCCAGTACCAAAAAACTCCctaataataaatgatttgaaTTTTAATTGGGGTAAAGATAATAGAAACATCCATTTTaatgaaacttaaaaaaaaatataatctaattatttctttccttttcttatttcctCCGACTAACCTGAAACGTACAAAATctcaatgtcatttttgttaCGGTGTATCTGTGAGATGTAACGATTTTGCTCTCTCCCTTACAGACAATGGCACAATCTTCAGTAATGTTACCCAAACACTAAGCCTGCTGAAAAAGGCGAAGTAGAAAACCGATCCTGGAAACCCCCCACACCTCCACTGAAAATAGACTGTGGATTTGTCATCAGTGAATCGCAAGAAAGTGCCTCACATAATTAATGCATGTGTTCGGTCTGCAGCTGGagttttagtgttttttctCTAGTCAAAATGCACTCATGAATCTCCCATGTAACCCCACTTCCTCATGAATCACAGCTCACTCCTTTTCTCTGGAACAAGCATCATGTGTCATCACTATCCTGTCTATAACTATCATGTTGAGGTACcgaaactttttttaaaatccacaaAAGATTTAAAGTCTTCTAAAGATTATTCTAGATATGAATGTTTTgtggatttatatttttgttggtccgtaaacatacacaaatataaacaacgtTATATATTTGCATGTAAACCATTGGTGTCTTTACGGCTATTGCTTTAATGCTTTGCAACTTTAGCACACACTgcgttgctgccttggtt harbors:
- the mtap gene encoding S-methyl-5'-thioadenosine phosphorylase, coding for MASTVSIKIGIIGGSGLDDPDILEGRTERYVDTPYGKPSDALILGKIKNVDCVLLARHGRQHTIMPSNVNYQANIWALREEGCTHLLVTTACGSLREEIQPGDIVIIDQFIDRTTKRAQTLYDGQPTSPPGVSHIPMAEPFCNRTREVLVEVARSLGVKCHVRGTMLSIEGPRFSSRSESLMFRQWGADVINMTTVPEVVLAKEAGLCYASIAMATDYDCWKEHEEAVCVDNVLKTMKENANKASSMLLTAIPQISQMDWAQTIKSLKTMAQSSVMLPKH